In the genome of Crassaminicella thermophila, the window GGAGAAATTATTGGAGGAAGCCAAAGAGAAGAAAGATTGGATATATTAGAAAAGAGAATTGAAGAAATGGGTCTTAACAAAGAAGACTATTGGTGGTATTTAGAACTTAGAAAATATGGTGGAACTAAGCATGCTGGATTTGGATTAGGATTTGAAAGATTAATTATGTATATGACAGGTATGTCGAATATAAGAGATGTAATTGCTTTTCCAAGAACAGCAAAGTCAGCAGAATTCTAAAAACATAAATAAAAAAGGGGAGGAAAGTATGATGCTGGATTCTATAAAAAAGGGGTTTAAAAATGGAATAGCAACTACTTGGATGCTTGGAAAAGTGATTATTCCTGTATATGTTTTTGTAACTTTCTTAAAGTATACTCCTGTACTTGATTGGATTGCTTATGCATTTAAACCTCTTATGGGAGTGTTTAATCTTCCTGGAGAAGCAGCTATTGTATTAGTTTTAGGAAATGCCCTTAATTTATATGCAGCAATTGGGGCAATCAAAGCCATAACACTTACACCTATGCAAATAACTACATTAGGCATTATGCTTTCCTTTTCCCATTCTTTGTTTGTTGAAACGGCAGTAATAAAGAAATTAAATGTAAGCATTGGAAAATTCATAGCCCTTAGGGTTGGATTAGCATTGGTTGTAGGTGCTATTGTAGGACAGGTAGGTGCATTGCTATGATAGAAATTTTAAAAGAAGGATTCGTAGGAAGTTTAAAGTCTGTGTATTCAATAGCAATGATTGTGATTCCACTGATGATTATTTTGCAAGTGGCAAAGGATTATAATGTTTTAAGCAAAATAGCGGAATATTTTAAATTTTTCACAAGACTATTTAGTATCTCTAAAGAATCTATTTTTCCATTATTAGTAGGGATTATATTTGGAATATCTTATGGAGCTGGAGTAATCATTCAAAGTTCTAAGGAAGGAAATTTAACAAAGAAAGATTTACTTTTATTAGTAGCTTTTTTAGTTACGTGTCATGCAGTTTTTGAAGATACCTTGATATTTGTTGTTGTTGGTGCTAATGGTTATATTTTATTAGGATTAAGATTTATGATGGCTATAGGTATAACCTATTATCTATCAAAAAGAATCAATTTAAAAGATTTATCTGTATTAGGGAATGGAAATATAAAAGAATAAGAATTTGAAACGCATATAAAAAACAAAGGAAATTCTTTTTATGAAAGAGTTTCCTTTGTTTTTTATATAAAGAAAGATTGAATTGATAGAATTTCTTATAATAAGAAAAATTCTTATTATAAGAAATAAAAGAAACTCATCTATAAACAATCAATTATCAAAATGATAAAAATATTTGATATTTTAAAATGATAATGCTCATTTCGTGTATTTTACTAAGAAAATAAATCAAATTTATTGGAATAGTTCTTGCTAATTATAAAACGAAAACAATTAACAGAATTTTCAAATAAAAATAGAAAGACCAACTATAAAAAGTCAATAGTAAAAAAGAAAAAATTTTAATTAAATTGGTGAATAAAAATGCATGACAAAAAGACCTGCGTGAGGCAAGTATAAGTAAAAATATGGGAAATAATATCAATTACTCGTTATTAGGTAGTCTCACCTCATAAGGACAATTATTTTTTAAAATAGCATGAATTGTGTAGCAAAGTTTACGAGCGACAGCTCCAATAGCCGTTAGGTGATGTTTTCCTTCTGAACGTTTCTTCTGGTAAAAAGCTTTAAAAACAGGGTCACAGTTAGAGGTAACTAAAGCAGCACTAAAGAGAGCCTTTCTAAGATAGGGCGATCCACGTTTACTCATTTTGTTATTTGTACTTTGATATTCACCAGATTGTGAAACAGAAGCATCAATTCCAGCATAAGCAACAAGCTTTGAAGGGTTTGAAAATCTTGAGATATCACCTATTTCGCCAAGTATAGTTGCAGCTGTTACGTTGCCAATACCAGGTATTGTAGTAATAGGAGAATTGATTTTATCAAGTAAAGTGTTTATTTGCTTTTCTATATCTTTGACCTGACTTTCAATAAAGTTAATCTGCTCAATTAATAGTTTTAATTGAAGAGCAAAGCTATCTAAACAAAAGCTTATACCAAAAGAATTTTTAGCTACACGAGAAAGTTGTTTGATTTTATTAGTAGCAAATTTTTTCATAGTGATTTCAGATAAAACTTTGTCTAACTTTTCAGATGAAATATTTTCGAAATCACTTGGAGAGCTGAAATGAAGCAAAATTTCCTTTGATGTTTGTCCAAAAAAATATCAGAAAAAGATAGATTGATATTCAGGAAAAACTTGGTCTAAGACACAAATGGTTTTTACGTTTAAGGTCACCTATAGAACTGATGAGATAGTTTCTAAAGCGAGAAAGGTTGCGAAGTGATATGGTATTTTCATCGGCTAAGGAAGTTTCCAGAAAAATCACCATAACGAATAAGATCTGCAATTAAAACAGAATCAATGATATCTGTTTTACGCTTTCTGATTTCAATACCTTTACGCCAACCATCAGTTTGGATAGGGTTTACAACATGAATGACAAAACCTTTTTCCACAAGAAATGAGTAAATGGATAACCAATAGTGACCAGTAGCTTCCATACCTATTTCAACATCATTAACAGATCTAATGAAATTGTTTAACTTAGTAATTAAGCTTTCACCACCATTTGTAGTATTTGAAAAGGAAAAAGCCTTAAAAATAATTTTTCCTTTTTCATTTATTAGCGAAGCTACATGATTGTTTTTTCCAATATCAATACCTAAATAAAACATTTCCATCACCACTATAAATTTATTTTAGATAGTTCCTCTAATCTGATAAACGTTACCGCCTTGTTGCATATTCGAAGTACTAAACTTATTAGTCAACATCCAACTTATTCGTAATCTGTTTATCAGACAGAGGTGTCAGTCTTTCAAGTACGAGGTCTTACCTCAAGGAGACTACGACATCACTCTATCTAATATTTTGATTATACTCTTTTTTGTATAATCTTTCAGCTAATAAAGGATTATAGGTTGCCTTTATTAACCTAAATATAGTATACAAGGAGATGATGGTGTGATTTTTTTAAAAGTAGGACTTTTATAGTAAGTTCTAAGCATGAAATGTTGTATAAAGTTATGTGAAAGGATGATGTGAATGGCACCAGTCGAAATGGAATTAAAATCAGAAAAGAAAAAATTAAAGAAGAAAAGATTTAAAATGCCAACGACGGCATCATTATTAATGTTGATGATTTTATTTTCATCAATACTAACTTATATTGTACCAGCAGGCGAGTTTGAGAGAGTATTTGATGAAGCAACAAAAAGGACATTAGTTGTAGCAGGAACATTTACACAGGTAGATCAATCACCTATAGGATTTTGGAAAATTCTTTCATCTATATTTGAAGGAATTGTGCATGCATCAGAGATTATTGCTTTTGTTTTTGTTGTAGGCGGTGTCTTTGGTGTTGTTATTAAAAGTGGTGCTATTAATGCAGCATTAGGAAAGTTAATTAAAAAATTATCTGGAAGAGAAAACATTTTAATTATTCTTGTCATGTCAGCTTTTGCAGCGGGCGGAGCAAGCTTTGGTATGGCAGAGGAAACATTGCCTTTTGTAGCACTTTTAGTTGCTACATGTTTAGCACTAGGATATGACAGAATTGTTGCTGTTTCTTTAGTTTGTATAGGTGTTTATGCAGGATATTCAGCAGGTCCTATTAATCCATTTAATGTGGGGATAGCACATGGCATTTCGGAGCTGCCTTTATTCTCAGGAATTGGATTAAGAACAGTTCTTATGTTTGGAGGACTGATTATTGCCATACATCATACTTTAAGGTATGCCAAAAAAGTAAAAGATAATCCACAAAAAAGTCTTGTTGCTAATATAAAATATGATAAAGTTAGAGAGGAATTTAATGTAGACTATGAACTTACTAGAAAACATAAAGTGATTTTAATAGTGATTTTACTTACTTTAATAGGATTAGTTTTTGGCGTACTTAAATATGGATGGTATTTATCAGAAATATCTGCTTTGTTTATGTTAATGGGAATTGTAGTGGGATTGATTCATTTTGATGCTGATTTTAATGAATTTACAGAAGAATTTTTAAAGGGTGCAAGGGAAATGACAACAGCAGCTTTATTAATTGGTTTTTCTAGAGCTATTTTGGTAGTTTTAGAAAATGGAAAAATAATGGATACGATTGTATATGCCCTTTCATTACCTCTACAAAGCTTAAATAGTATTTTAGCAGCTTGGGGAATGTATTTTACACAGGGGATTATTAATTTTATTTTACCTTCTTCAACAGGGCAGGCAGTTGTTGTAATGCCTATAATGGCATCATTAAGTGATATTATTGGTGTTACACGACAAGTAGCAGTGCAGGCTTATCAAGCAGGAGATGGCTATTGGAATATGATTACTCCAACCCATCCTGTTTTAATGGCTTCATTAGGAATAGCAGGCATTCCGTTTAGTAAATGGTTTAAATTTGCAGTTCCATTGGTATTAAAGTGGACTATATGGGTTATGGTTATTTTGGCTATAGGGGTTATAACAAACTGGGGACCTTTTTAATAGATTTTTAAATCTTTTATACTATCAAAAGGGGGAAATGTCTGTGAATAACAAAAACTTAAAATGGACTATTATTGGAGGAGGAAATGGAGGACAATCAGTTGCTGGTCATTTAGGCCTTATGGGGTTTTCTGTAAAACTATATGATATTATCCCAGAAACAGTCGAAAAAATTAATGAACAGGGAGGAATTTTTTTAGAAGGAATTGTTAATGGGTTTGGAAAAGTAGAACTTGCAACCAATAATATAGAAGAAGCTCTTAAAGATACGGATATTATTATGATTATTGTTCCATCTTTAGCACACAAGGAGATAGCAAAGATGTGTGCACCACATTTAGTAGATGGACAAATCGTTTTTCTTCATCCAGGGGCAACTTTTGGAGCATTAGCTTTTCACAAAATTATTGAAGATGAAGATTGCAATGCAAATGTAATTATTGCTGAAAGCAATACGCTTATTTATGCATGTAGATTGATTGAACCAGGAAGGGCAAGGATTTTAGGGGTGAAAGATAGAATATTGGTTGCTGCCTTACCAGCAAATGAAACGGATAGAGTTGTAAAAATATTAAATGCAGCTTATAAAGAAGTAGAAGCAGCTGAAAATGTCATGGTGACAAGTTTTGACAATACGAACCCGATTGTGCATCCCACAACAACACTGCTATGTACGGGATTGGTAGAATCTAATAGAGACTGGTTATTTTACTGGGATGGATTTACACCATCAATAGGAAGCTTTTTAGAAGAGTTAGATCAAGAAAGAATAGCTGTTGGAAATGCACTAGGCCTTAATTTAATTACTTGTAAAAAACAGTACGAACTCGAGTATGGTGTATGTGAAGATACTTTAGAACAAGCAGTAAAAAATACACAGGCATATGCAGAAATTAAGGGGCAACATAGTCTTAATACCCGTTATATTTTAGAGGATATTCCTATGGGATTGCTTCCTTTAGCTTCTATGGGTAAATTATTAGGAGTACCAGTAGAGAGAATGGAAACGGTGATAAGATTTTGTGAATATTTCCTTCATAAAGATTTTTCATCTAATGGACGAACGGTTGAAAATCTCGGATTAGAAAATATGACTGCCGATGAAATTATGGAATTTGTGAAAACGGGAAAAAAGTTAAAGTGTAACAATCAATAAAATGATAAGGATGCAAAAAGAAGAACACACTTTATAGCATTTTTAATAAAGTGTGTTTTTCTTTACTCTTTATCCTAAAAGGACATATATTTGAAAGGAAGATGAATCGATTTTTAAATTGAATAAAATTTCTAACAAATCATTTATTTTTTGTAGGAAAGTGACTATAATGGAAGAAAATATTTTTCATCATTTTAAAAAACATCATAATGAGAAAAGAATTAAAATCTTATGGAGGGAATATAAATGCTTAGGTTAGCCGACATTGAAGAGACAGTAAAGAAAATTTCAGATGTAATAGCTAGTGTGATGAATATGGAAATCATTATATGTGATAATCATCTTAGAAAAATTGGAGATAGCAATAAAAATTGGGAGTCGGAATGTCTGAATATTACAAAACATTCCATATTGACAAAAATAATAAATGCAGGAAAACATTTAGTTATAAAGACAAGAAATGAAAATAAAGGATGTATGATATGTCTACATAAGAATAAATGCAATCTTAAAGCATTGATAGGGACTCCTATTCAGTATAATGATACTATTTTAGGAAGTATTGGGATTCTTGCTGATACAGAGGAGAATAAAAAAATATTATTAGAAAAAGAAAAATATATTCTTGATTTTATCAATAAAATGGCAGATTTAATTATTAGCAAATTACTAGAAAAAGAAGCGACAGATAAATTAAAAATTATGAAGAAGCGGTTATTATCTATAATGGATTCTATTGATGATGGCATTATTGCTTTAGATGAAAAGGGATATATTATCTATATGAATTCACATATTAAAGAATTTATTGACTTATTTTCTATGGATCTTAGAAAGCAAAACATTATGGATTTAATTCCTAAAGTATATATAAAAGAAATGATTCAAGATGGGAGATCCTTTAGAAACAGAGAATTGAATATACGTAAAGAAGAGATGGATTTGCAAATGATTGTTTCTGGAAAAATTATAAAACATAAAGATAGAAGCATTGGTTCTATTTTAACATTTAAAAAAATGTCTGATATATATAATGTTGTGATGATGTATCGTTAAATAGTTCTTATACAACTTTTGATGATATTATTGGTGAGAGTGTACTAATGGATCAAGTAAAGGATAAGGCTAAAAGAGTAGCAAATAGCAAATCTACAGTTTTAATACAGGGAGAAAGTGGCACAGGCAAAGAGCTATTAGCGAGAGCAATACATAATTATAGCGATAGAAAAAATAAACCGTTTATTGCCATTAATTGTGCGGCTATACCAGATACTTTACTTGAAAGTGAATTGTTTGGTTATGAGGAGGGAGCATTTACTGGAGCTAGACGTGGAGGGAAATTAGGAAAATTTCAACTTGCTAATGAAGGAACCATTTTTTTAGATGAAATCGGAGAAATGCCAATTCATCTACAAACAAAATTATTAAGAGTTCTACAGGAAAAAAGTATCGAAAAAATAGGAGGACATAAAAGTATACCTATAGATGTAAGAGTGATCGCAGCAACTAATAAAAACTTAGAAAGTATGGTAGAGAATGAAGAATTTAGAGAAGATTTATTTTATCGTTTGAATGTGATTCCCATATTTATTCCTCCTTTAAGAGAAAGAAAAGGAGATGTAAAGATTTTACTTGAATATTTTTTAAAAGTATATAATGCGAAACTTTCTAAAAATATTTACGGATTTTCAACGGAAGTAGAAAGTGTTCTGCTGAATTATAACTGGAAAGGAAATGTAAGAGAATTACAAAATGTTGTTGAGTATGCTGTAAATATGGAAAATAGCATATACATCAGAATGGATAGTATTCCTCTTAAAATAAAGAAATTAACAGAAGAGGCTTCTAAAGATTTTCAGATTACAACAATCCGAAATATGGAAAGGAAACTTATAGAAAATTCACTAAAATTTTATGGAAAAAGTGTTGCAGATAAAAAAATGGCTGCACAAGCTCTTGGTATAAGCATAGCAACATTATATAGAAAAATGAAGGAATATAATATTCAATTAGATTAAATTTAAGTATAAGTAAAGATGCTGTATTTATTACAGCATCTTTACTTAATTTACTCAGCAGGTGGTGTAAATGTTCTTTGGGCTAGTTCTGTATCTAACATATAAAGGGCATTGCTGTTATCACGGATTCTTTGAAGTTTTTTAATGATACTATTAAAGGTTGATTCTTCTTCTACTTGTTCATCAATAAACCATCTTAAGAAACTAATGGTTGCGTGTTCTCTTTCTTCCATAGCAAGGTCTGTCAGCTTATAAATTCTTTGTGTTACTAATTTTTCATGCTCTAAACCTTTTTGAAATACATCTAAAATAGATGTATATTCATTTTGGGGTTCATCAAGGGCAGAAATTGTTACTCTTCCATCCATCTCAACCACATAATCAAAAAACTTCATTGCATGAAATCTTTCTTCTTCTGCTTGTACTTTAAAAAAGTTTGCAAATCCATCTAAGTCTTCTGAAGCACAATAAGCGGCCATAGCTAAATATAGATTTGCAGAAAAGAATTCAAATTTAATTTGTTCATTTAATTCTTTCATTAATTTTTCACTAATCATAAAAATCCTCCTTTGTTTATTATCATAACTATTTATTACCACAAAACCATATTTTTTAAACAAAAAAAGTAAAAGAGCAGCAATTTTTTGCTGCTCTTTAAGTTTAATTTTTTAATTATGGTGTATTGATTAGTATAAAAGCTATTCTTGAGAATTAAGTTCATCAATTAATGTGCTTATCT includes:
- a CDS encoding YfcC family protein, whose translation is MAPVEMELKSEKKKLKKKRFKMPTTASLLMLMILFSSILTYIVPAGEFERVFDEATKRTLVVAGTFTQVDQSPIGFWKILSSIFEGIVHASEIIAFVFVVGGVFGVVIKSGAINAALGKLIKKLSGRENILIILVMSAFAAGGASFGMAEETLPFVALLVATCLALGYDRIVAVSLVCIGVYAGYSAGPINPFNVGIAHGISELPLFSGIGLRTVLMFGGLIIAIHHTLRYAKKVKDNPQKSLVANIKYDKVREEFNVDYELTRKHKVILIVILLTLIGLVFGVLKYGWYLSEISALFMLMGIVVGLIHFDADFNEFTEEFLKGAREMTTAALLIGFSRAILVVLENGKIMDTIVYALSLPLQSLNSILAAWGMYFTQGIINFILPSSTGQAVVVMPIMASLSDIIGVTRQVAVQAYQAGDGYWNMITPTHPVLMASLGIAGIPFSKWFKFAVPLVLKWTIWVMVILAIGVITNWGPF
- a CDS encoding ferritin encodes the protein MISEKLMKELNEQIKFEFFSANLYLAMAAYCASEDLDGFANFFKVQAEEERFHAMKFFDYVVEMDGRVTISALDEPQNEYTSILDVFQKGLEHEKLVTQRIYKLTDLAMEEREHATISFLRWFIDEQVEEESTFNSIIKKLQRIRDNSNALYMLDTELAQRTFTPPAE
- a CDS encoding nucleoside recognition domain-containing protein, translating into MIEILKEGFVGSLKSVYSIAMIVIPLMIILQVAKDYNVLSKIAEYFKFFTRLFSISKESIFPLLVGIIFGISYGAGVIIQSSKEGNLTKKDLLLLVAFLVTCHAVFEDTLIFVVVGANGYILLGLRFMMAIGITYYLSKRINLKDLSVLGNGNIKE
- a CDS encoding PAS domain-containing protein, with translation MLRLADIEETVKKISDVIASVMNMEIIICDNHLRKIGDSNKNWESECLNITKHSILTKIINAGKHLVIKTRNENKGCMICLHKNKCNLKALIGTPIQYNDTILGSIGILADTEENKKILLEKEKYILDFINKMADLIISKLLEKEATDKLKIMKKRLLSIMDSIDDGIIALDEKGYIIYMNSHIKEFIDLFSMDLRKQNIMDLIPKVYIKEMIQDGRSFRNRELNIRKEEMDLQMIVSGKIIKHKDRSIGSILTFKKMSDIYNVVMMYR
- a CDS encoding nucleoside recognition domain-containing protein, which codes for MMLDSIKKGFKNGIATTWMLGKVIIPVYVFVTFLKYTPVLDWIAYAFKPLMGVFNLPGEAAIVLVLGNALNLYAAIGAIKAITLTPMQITTLGIMLSFSHSLFVETAVIKKLNVSIGKFIALRVGLALVVGAIVGQVGALL
- a CDS encoding sigma-54 interaction domain-containing protein translates to MDQVKDKAKRVANSKSTVLIQGESGTGKELLARAIHNYSDRKNKPFIAINCAAIPDTLLESELFGYEEGAFTGARRGGKLGKFQLANEGTIFLDEIGEMPIHLQTKLLRVLQEKSIEKIGGHKSIPIDVRVIAATNKNLESMVENEEFREDLFYRLNVIPIFIPPLRERKGDVKILLEYFLKVYNAKLSKNIYGFSTEVESVLLNYNWKGNVRELQNVVEYAVNMENSIYIRMDSIPLKIKKLTEEASKDFQITTIRNMERKLIENSLKFYGKSVADKKMAAQALGISIATLYRKMKEYNIQLD
- a CDS encoding NAD/NADP octopine/nopaline dehydrogenase family protein, translated to MNNKNLKWTIIGGGNGGQSVAGHLGLMGFSVKLYDIIPETVEKINEQGGIFLEGIVNGFGKVELATNNIEEALKDTDIIMIIVPSLAHKEIAKMCAPHLVDGQIVFLHPGATFGALAFHKIIEDEDCNANVIIAESNTLIYACRLIEPGRARILGVKDRILVAALPANETDRVVKILNAAYKEVEAAENVMVTSFDNTNPIVHPTTTLLCTGLVESNRDWLFYWDGFTPSIGSFLEELDQERIAVGNALGLNLITCKKQYELEYGVCEDTLEQAVKNTQAYAEIKGQHSLNTRYILEDIPMGLLPLASMGKLLGVPVERMETVIRFCEYFLHKDFSSNGRTVENLGLENMTADEIMEFVKTGKKLKCNNQ